From a region of the Etheostoma cragini isolate CJK2018 chromosome 20, CSU_Ecrag_1.0, whole genome shotgun sequence genome:
- the zgc:112416 gene encoding uncharacterized protein C21orf58: MTRLKLKLLEKRLENQKHIMDNRAESAQSARSYDGELDQLHRALRRKQDLLQRLREQHMLEDLNRPHTWGGSQRQYKSHFFTAPQPPPPPPLHQPAPALSFLPHPPPVPPQPSRIIQQTLPQQPATLIQQLVPQLPLIPPPPPYPAPRSGSIKEDMVELMLMQNAQMHQIIMHNMMLKAMPPMLPAGGPSHCVPQTTYLGQESYQGNPILLRPDVKPRGRAVHHHHHYCPTLAATQLPPISQPTWLPGVSSDPAGAHLPSIHHATDPFTLPPLNV; the protein is encoded by the exons ATGACAAGACTCAAACTCAAACTCCTGGAGAAG AGACTGGAAAATCAAAAGCACATTATGGACAACAGAGCGGAGTCTGCCCAGTCTGCAA GGAGTTATGATGGAGAGTTGGATCAACTGCACCGTGCACTGAGGCGAAAGCAGGACTTACTGCAAAGACTCAGG GAGCAGCACATGTTAGAAGACCTCAACAGACCTCACACCTGGGGAGGGTCACAAAGGCAGTACAAGTCACATTTCTTCACTGCCCCTCAACCGCCTCCACCACCCCCACTCCACCAACCAGCCCCTGCTCTGTCCTTTCTGCCGCATCCACCACCTGTTCCGCCTCAGCCATCACGCATCATCCAGCAGACT CTACCCCAGCAGCCTGCCACCCTCATCCAACAGCTGGTGCCACAGCTGCCTCTGATTCCTCCACCTCCGCCCTACCCTGCACCACGCTCAGGCAGCATCAAAGAGG ACATGGTGGAATTGATGCTGATGCAAAATGCCCAGATGCACCAGATCATAATGCACAATATGATGCTGAAAGCCATGCCTCCTATGTTGCCAGCTGGAGGGCCCAGTCACTGTGTCCCTCAAACTACATATCTTGggcag GAAAGTTACCAAGGAAACCCCATTTTGTTAAGGCCAGATGTCAAACCAAGAGGACGGGCtgtccatcatcatcatcactattGTCCTACCCTTGCAGCAACACAGCTGCCTCCCATCAGCCAACCTACATGGCTACCGGGGGTGTCATCTGACCCAGCAGGGGCACATCTACCCTCCATACACCATGCAACAGACCCTTTCACACTCCCACCACTCAATGTGTAA